In the Quercus lobata isolate SW786 chromosome 5, ValleyOak3.0 Primary Assembly, whole genome shotgun sequence genome, one interval contains:
- the LOC115990320 gene encoding uncharacterized protein LOC115990320 → MILKSRDKSILAMLEWIRVRLMTRLYTKREGIQKYAGKLCPSIQDRLEKLKVESKAFSATPAGSFLYEAGSQYERHVIDLVKKTCNCRSWDLNGIPCKHAITAIYTNIETPEDYTHPCYFKETYMEIYKEVLPPMPGQSEWAEIGQPAPLAPHIYKPPGRPPKQRKRASDEPRNPYKASRQNRPVRCGKCKKEGHNSRGCKAAITARHHDRRDRDFKEKKL, encoded by the exons ATGATATTGAAGTCTAGGGACAAGTCTATCTTGGCAATGTTGGAGTGGATTAGGGTTAGACTTATGACTAGGCTTTACACAAAAAGGGAAGGGATACAGAAGTATGCTGGAAAGTTGTGTCCAAGCATACAAGATAGGTTGGAGAAATTGAAGGTTGAAAGTAAGGCATTTAGTGCTACCCCAGCTGGTAGTTTCCTTTATGAGGCAGGCAGTCAGTATGAGAGGCATGTAATTGATTTGGTGAAGAAGACATGTAACTGTAGGTCTTGGGATTTAAATGGCATTCCCTGCAAACATGCCATAACAGCCATTTATACAAACATTGAGACACCAGAAGACTATACCCACCCATGCTACttcaaagaaacttacatgGAGATATACAAGGAGGTACTTCCTCCCATGCCTGGCCAGTCAGAATGGGCTGAGATTGGACAGCCTGCTCCCCTGGCACCTCACATATACAAACCACCAGGCAGACCACCCAAGCAGAGAAAGAGGGCTTCTGATGAGCCTAGGAACCCTTACAAAGCAAGTAGACAGAACAGACCTGTAAGATGTGGGAAATGCAAAAAGGAAGGGCATAACTCAAGAGGGTGCAAGGCTGCCATCACTGCGAGACACCATGACAGACGAGACAGAgacttcaaagagaaaaagct GTAA